In Armatimonadota bacterium, a single genomic region encodes these proteins:
- a CDS encoding CrcB family protein codes for MNYLLVGLGAAVGGISRYGLAKLFSRSEFPWATVLINLTGSFLLGVVAAIWAKDHPMRLLLGIGVLGGFTTFSTFSLELLEQLRANQPVAALLNISFQVLGGVAVCALGYALGSKFPSGG; via the coding sequence ATGAACTATCTGCTCGTTGGGTTGGGAGCGGCTGTGGGCGGCATCAGCCGCTACGGTCTTGCGAAGCTGTTCTCCCGAAGTGAGTTTCCTTGGGCAACTGTGCTCATCAACTTGACGGGTAGCTTCCTTTTGGGGGTGGTTGCGGCGATCTGGGCGAAGGATCATCCCATGCGCCTCTTGTTGGGAATCGGAGTCCTGGGAGGCTTCACGACCTTCTCGACATTTTCGTTGGAACTGCTTGAGCAACTGCGCGCTAACCAGCCAGTCGCCGCACTCCTTAACATAAGCTTTCAAGTGTTGGGTGGAGTTGCGGTTTGCGCTCTCGGCTACGCACTTGGTTCAAAGTTCCCGTCCGGTGGATAA